A single genomic interval of Syntrophobotulus glycolicus DSM 8271 harbors:
- a CDS encoding energy coupling factor transporter S component ThiW produces the protein MHKISNKFIFALVGEVIGTGVISAIISVPVMKAFYGLAPETPFYFYIPFFTPSSAMGGTLGVLLLIALKKAKVLNKIKAWDNKKEKSDSLSS, from the coding sequence AATTTCCAATAAATTCATCTTTGCACTTGTCGGCGAGGTCATTGGGACTGGTGTAATCAGTGCAATTATTTCCGTTCCTGTCATGAAAGCTTTTTATGGACTTGCACCTGAAACTCCGTTTTACTTCTATATCCCGTTTTTTACCCCATCATCCGCTATGGGTGGAACTTTAGGTGTTCTGCTTCTGATTGCGCTTAAGAAAGCAAAAGTTCTCAATAAAATAAAAGCGTGGGACAATAAAAAAGAAAAAAGTGACAGCTTGTCAAGCTAA